The sequence below is a genomic window from Clostridium putrefaciens.
CTCTTCCTGTTTTAGCATCAATAGCTACAGCAGATAATGCTGAAACTCTAATTTCTTTCAAATCATTTGAGTTTACTTTCGCTAAAGCTTTAGTATTAAATAATAAGGTAGTTATAAATAATATAACTAAAACCTTGGCTATATAACATTGTTTTTTCCTCATAAATATATACCTCCATATATTAAGCTTTAAATTAGTATTTCCAATAACCTAACATTGATACTAATTATTTTTATATATATATACTTAAAAGAGGAATTATTGGCAATAATATAATATATGTTGTTGATTGGAGGACAAATCATGTTTATTAAAGCTTTAATTATATTTTCTTTTTTAATTATACTTGCGTTTATACCCATTCCCTTAAGAATAAGCCTAGAAGTAAAAAATAAAAAGGTTCATATTAAATTATTTAACAAATCTATTAATTTACACAAAGAAAAAAAACAAAGTTTACCTAAAGGTATTAAATCTAATAAGATAAAATATTTTAATCTTTTAAACAGATATAAATCCTCTAATTTTAAAAGTAATATATTTATAGATACTTATATAGAATATGGATGTAATGATGCTTCACTTACTGCTATATCCTACGGTACCTTGAACTCATTTTTTTATATACTATATCCCTTATTACAAAATATATTTAAGATAAAACATTACAATTTTAAAATAGTGCCAAATTTCAATAAAAACATTTTACACTTAAAAACAAAGTGCATAATTTACATAAATATGGCACAAGTTATTAGTATACTTTTTATGTATAGGAAATCAATTAAGGAGGTGAAAGCTAAAGAGTGATTACACTCTTAGCATCATTATGGAAAATCATCCTATTGACAATTTAATGAAAACTACTATGGAAAACATTCGAGATATGGTAGATGTAAACACTATAGTCGGTGATACAATTGAAACGAAAGATGGTAGTGTTATATTACCTATTTCAACAGTATCTTTTGGGTTTGCTTCAGGTGGATCTGAATTTTTACCTACCTGCAAAAAAAACAGTGGGGACGATACAACCAATTTCCCTTTTGGAGGTGGTTCAGGGGCTGGAGTATCCATTAAACCTGTGGCATTCTTAGTTTTAAGAGATGATTGCTTAAGGTTACTATCCGTAGATCAAGATAATACCTATGATAAGATAGTAGATACTGTTCCGCAGGTAATAGACATGATGAAAGACTTATTAAATAACAAAAAGTGTCAAGAAAAATAAAAAGATCTTCTACGCTTGTGGTCAGTGATGTGAGTTATATAAGTTAGGGAAGATTTGTACTTCCCTAACTTAACATTACAC
It includes:
- a CDS encoding DUF2953 domain-containing protein; translation: MFIKALIIFSFLIILAFIPIPLRISLEVKNKKVHIKLFNKSINLHKEKKQSLPKGIKSNKIKYFNLLNRYKSSNFKSNIFIDTYIEYGCNDASLTAISYGTLNSFFYILYPLLQNIFKIKHYNFKIVPNFNKNILHLKTKCIIYINMAQVISILFMYRKSIKEVKAKE
- the ytfJ gene encoding GerW family sporulation protein, translating into MIMENHPIDNLMKTTMENIRDMVDVNTIVGDTIETKDGSVILPISTVSFGFASGGSEFLPTCKKNSGDDTTNFPFGGGSGAGVSIKPVAFLVLRDDCLRLLSVDQDNTYDKIVDTVPQVIDMMKDLLNNKKCQEK